Below is a genomic region from Astatotilapia calliptera chromosome 2, fAstCal1.2, whole genome shotgun sequence.
CGAGCCCGAGCAACGACGGCAAGAAGGATATTATCCCGGGCCTCAGCGCTGTCAGTGCACGGGAGGAGGATAACGTTTATGCTAAGGTTTACCATAAGGATGGCACTGAGGTAGATCTTACAAAGAACTCACTGCCAAGCGCGGACAAGTACGAAAAGGTGAATATGTTTCTTTAAAGTACTGCGAATAGATCCGTTCAGAAGTTTTATTTCTTGATGTATCAAAGAAACTCAAAGGAGGATATTCTCATTTTCAGCAAGTTTATTACATGGCTGCAAAATACAACTAAAACTTTAAATGTAAGAGTAAAAATGTTAACTTCATGACCAAGGAGACTCagtaaatataagaaaaaactcAATATTTTGAGTAATTTGAGTAAAACTACCTATAGCATTCTCTACAACGGTCAATACAACAGTCAATATGAGGCGTTCTGCACAGATCTGCACAAATGCAGATGAATGACTTCCCATTGTTTCCTTTTTAGAAATGATTTACAGTCAGTGAAATACTTCTAGGGCTGTGGTAAATTGATCCATATCACATTTATACATCACTGGCAGCATGCTGAAATACCCCCATGGCGTTGTCACCTAGCTGTAAACATCTTCCAGCCTTGCCACCTCTCGCTACTATCTTGCTTCCTCTCCTTTAGGCACGTTTGAGGTCTTCGGCCTTTAAGCCTGTGACCCCCAAGAATTTTAGCTCAATGCAAAACCTCTACCCGTCTTCCAAATCAGAGGACGTGGATCATGGCCTCTCTAACGGCTTGCACAGAGCGTACGCCCATGTTCCCAAAGCCGTCTCCACctcgtcttcttcttcctcaccGTCGCGTCACGGAGGACCGACGTCAGCCGGCAACAAGGTGAGCTAACGCTACAACCTTCATCCATCCTGTTATTATTATCTCGTTTACCTTTGTTAATCTTGGCGGAAAGCTGCGAGTTGCGAGCGAGATCATAGGTGCACAACAATTAACTATGCGCGACTTATTATAAAATTCATTTCCATCCATTATTTATGgctaaaattaaacttttttcaGCTCATTAATGCTACACTGATGAACAGCTGTATAATTATGACTGTGTAGGCCCTCTCCTCGGTGTGTGGGATGGGCCAGGAAGATGACAACTTGTCAGACTCGGGCCATAACTCCATGAGCAGCCTGCCGCCGTACCGACCTCCCTTCCGCCCACACCTGTCTCACATCAGGTCTGCTGCAGTATTAGTCTTAACTATACTTTGAGCTGAAAAGCAGTGTTgctatatttgatttttttttatggttaATGACTGTGTGGGTTGTGATAATAGAAGAGATTTTAATGGCCTTTGtggattcttttcttcttctttttttttttttttttttttttttaaaatagtgcaTCTATGGGCCACATCAATACCATCGGCTCCCTGGACCGCACCTCTCTGGGAATGAAGGCTGTGGGGTCAGGGGGCGTGCCTATTGGGGAGATGGCATGTCGAAGCATGGCTACTCTGAGCCGTATTGCTCCATATAGCGCGGAGGCTCCACTTCCTTATGAATGGACGCTCTCCCTGTCTGTGGAGGAGGTGGTGAGTGCTGGGGGGGATGAGTGGTGGGTGTGATTTAAAGATTCCTAAATGCTTCATGCTGTTGTCTTTTCCAGGTGCGGGATCTGGAGGAGCGCCTGGTGGAGAAAGAGCATGAACTCAAGCaaatgaagagaaacctggaTGAGAGCGAGGGCGCCATCGCACAGGTGACTCtaatcatcttcttcttcagaATCAGTCTACGCACCCGTCTTCATCACCCTTTAACATCTGACCTTTTCATCTCCTCCACCGCATTCAGGTGTTTGAAGGGAAGCAGCGTCTGTGGgagaaggaggtggaggagctgAAGCGCCTGTATGCTGCTAAACTGCGTCAGGTTTCCCAGCATGCCCAGCGTTCCCAGCGCAGCCTGCAGTTGCAGCTGTTTAAGGTCCAGCAGGAGAAGAACCGGCTGCAAGAGGAGCTCGACGGTATGAGAAAGGAAATGTGCCGGGAGGCTGGAGCAGTGCCCAGGCAAACCAGTCCGACTCTGGAGGAGACACAATGGGAGGTGAGGCCGTGGAAGGCCAGGGCAGTCACAGCTCATGGCAGGGAGAAGCACATAAAAGTAACTACAGGGAAGAGACAAGATATCTGGATTCCTTGTTTGTCCTTTTTGAATCGTGGTGACCCCTAGCCTCCTTCATTTCCCTTtgactctctccctctcaggtTTGCCAGAAGTCGGGGGAGATCTCCTTGTTGAAGCAGCAGCTGAGGGACTCCCAGGCAGAGGTAACTCAGAAGCTGAGTGAGATCTTCCAGGTGAAGACAGAGCTCAGGGAGACGCGAACAGAGCTGCGCAACAGGGAACGCCAGATAGATGCTTTAAAGCTTGTCCTGCAGGGGACACAGCGTCACAGACGACCTTCTCAGGCCGCACACGAAGACGAAAAAGAAGCTGAAGAGAATCCATCTGCTCGGGCGATAGGTAGAGTTACATCTCTCATGTCTTCATATATTTGGGTTAGTTGCACTTTTGGGCACAGCAGCTGTTTCACACACCAGTGTTTGTAGGCCacagatgtgtttttaaaattaaactaaGCGAGTCGTCTCCGACAGATGATTGGCTTATTTTCAGTTCTGACATTTCAATGTGTCAACCCAAAAATCAGGTCGTTTGAGTAACTGGGGCAGGAATTTAAAATCAGACAGTGTTTTTCATcatagccccccccccctcccatccCCTGACGGCTCTAGCTGAAGCCATGTGAACCACTTTCTCTGCAGGAGGGTGCGGGGGCCCCACAGAGGAGCGTCTGCGCGCAGAACTGCTGCTGGAGCGACGCCAGAGCGAGGCCCAGGCCATGGCTTTCGAGGAAGAGAGGCACACGTGGCAGATGGAAAAGGACAAGGTCATCCGCTACCAGAAGGAGCTGCAGGCCAGCTACTTAGACATGTACCACCGCAACGAAGCGCTCGAAAGGGAAGCGCAGCAGCTGAGGGCAAGCAGAGAGCAACAAGGTGGAGGAGCAGgcggaggaagcagagatggcaCTTTGGAAAAAGAAGCGCCAGAGCTTAGGAAAGAGAGAGCAGGTGACAAACAAGAGGACACACCTTCCCCTGGTCTGCCGTGGATAGAGCGGATCGAATCATCGGAAATTTGACTGTGACCTACTTGTTTGCAATGGAAAGTGTGTCTATGGAAGACCATATCTGCCAggacaagggaaaaaaaatctaatgaattGATGTTGCTGTAAAGAATTGTGAGATAACAAGCAAATATTtactgatgataataataataataataataaaaactaaaagacttgtgtcaaaataaaggataaatgattaaaaattttGATTTAACAagtcaaaactgtaaaattattAGTCAGATTTTATACTTTGTGTGTAATCCAATTCTTGACTTGAACCGTAAGTCCAAAAACATGTGATACCAAACATTCAGTCCAAAAACAAGCATCATACGCTATCATACGCTACTCCAAGTGATGaccataaaaaagacaaaaataggtCAAACTTtaatgtgctacatttttttaattatcacaTCAAACTTTATATCTATTATCCCAAATTAAGTAAGTGAACCTGGACTTACTGAagagtatttatttttagcataattagcttttctttgattttttcttcttttcatggTACAGAAGGACTTCCACAGACTGCTCACCCTTCTTCCATCTCTTCCACTCCACCCTTGTTTAATTAAAACCCTTTTCCTGCTAAAGCTGGACCCCCAACCTCACACAGAGCCAAGTGATATTGAGGTTCCTCTATCCTTGTTGCGTTaacgctgtaaaaagaaaaaatacagccAAGCACCTAAACGGTCCAACTTAAGACTTCTTGTTATTGATAAACCTGTAAATGAGAAAATTGACATGATGATTGTGACTGCTTTGTGTTGATTTGGGTTGAGCCTGACCGATTATACCAGGGGTCTCCAATCGAAGTCCACGAgggccctgcaggttttagatgtgtcctcgatccatcacagctgattacatggataaattacctcctcaacatgtaccgaagttctccagaggtgtggtaatgaactaatcatgtgattcaggtgtgttgacccagggtgagatctaaaacctgcagggacactgggccttgtggactgggattggggacccttGGATTATACAGTAGTTAACATCTCACAGCCTCTTCAGTGTTTGCAGACTATCTATAAATTCAGGGTTCACCTGGACCTTTGGAGCAAACAGCTTCTTCGGGTTAATTATGAAGAATGGTGCCAAGGCAGAGAAAACGGTGCATAGTAAACTGGAAATACTCACCTTACTTTCTTCAGTTTCCAGACAGATGaggtttatatataaatatgtattttgtacATAACTGTAATTTTTATTTGCCATGGTACTTCAAGAGCACTGTCGTCTTAAATATGCATACTTTAACAAAATCAATCGGTAGATGCATTTATGATTGCCATGCTTATATGGTGCGATTTGTTGCACAAACCCAGCACATAACATCAAATGCATGCCCGTAGTGAAAATATGTCCTCTggtattgttattattgatattataaaCATTCAAAAACCAGCTCTCATTTGACCTTTTCCGCATACTGTGATTCACATCTATTTACTGGAAATAAAACTGTACAGTATAaagatttgttttctgtttgtgaatTATTCCTGAAGAAGAGCAAAATCAGCTCAGATCCCTTTTTGTAAATCTGGGCTGCAAAAAAGTGTTACAATAACCCTTTTCTATACAGCGTAGCCCAAACTGAACGGCTAGAAATCACTTGAGAAAACGTTAGAAGGGTGACTGATGGTATTTGCTCAAGGACTTGACCTGCCTGCTTTGAAGGGGCTTAAAATCCACAGAGAGTATACCAATAAAGCCCACTAATAGGAGCTTTATGACAGAGTTGTGCAGGCTTTTGGGACTAATATGGCTTTTAGGGGTTTATCCTTGGATCCTTATCTCACCCTCTCCCTGAGGCCCTCCCTGTTCTACCTCAGCCAGCCCTCACATACCATCGCCTGCAGTACAGACAGGAAAGAGGTGGAAGGTCAGCTCAGATGGAAACATAGGAGGATCCCTgattggtggtggtggggggggccTCTGTAGAAACCAACAAATGCACAAGCCTGAACTGAATGCCAAGAAAATGTTGGCAGGAATGAAGGTTTAACACCTGACTGTTTTccaggtgaaaaaaaaatgtgcaatgGAAACACAAAAGTGAGAAAAAGGCAGAGCACATGTAAGTCCATAATGCAGGGTGATAATCTGAATAAATACGAGCTGCAGCTGACTCACAGGCCCTTACCTTGGCATTTAAAACATTATATAAACTAAGGCTTAATATAACCGTGCAGCTCCAGAGAGGCTGATTGATTTACTGAAGTGGGATGAGGAAAGATTCTTACCTCTCACATGCTGTCAGTCTGTGGGAGTACTGCAGCGCTGCAAGGCAGTACCACAGTTTATCTAATAAATTAATGTGCTGGTTAAATATTAGTGAATTATTTCAGAAGATAACATTTCTAGCTGTGAAACTGGAATACAAATCTGTTTTCTCAAACACATAAACGCTATTTAGATTGACACTAGTGCCACCAAGTGGTAGCTACACAAATCCCTCCCCGTGTGGTAGGAGCAGTCCATCACCAAGTCCCAGTACAAGCCTCCATAAACCAACTGGAgtataaatttttattttaatttcagatgCAAGTATATGAAACATGTTAGAGGAtaaatatttacaataaaaGTCGCATAACacaaaagcaggaaacacacacattcagctaaaaaaaatttaaaaaaaaaagttaatacaTGTAGTACGAAGCGCTAGGGGTCTATCTGCAGGGACAGTCAAAGAAGCAGAGAATGATTGTCAACCAAAGAGGAGGAAAGCGGAGAGGAAACTCCACACAAAGCCGAACTGATTCAAAATCAAACCTAAAGCTGAGTAATGCTGGTGCAGTGCttgctgagagaaaaaaaaaagcctcggTAATGTGCGAGGTGACATCACTAGAAACTTGCACTATTAACATCTAAACATGGTAAACACTGCCTTGGATGTTGTGAGACTGCAGAAATTGACTgtatatccacacacacacacacgcacgcacgcacgcacacacacacgttccaCAACCTTCAAAGCAATCTGCATCTATAGATGTATAATCTTTGTTCAAGACTCCTTTTATAAATGTACAACTTTAATACTAAATGCAAAGTGTGGTATGAACTGTTACAATGAGCCCTGAGGAAATGTAggggtttttaaatgtcacttaTTCGGACTATCTCAAATAAAAGCCAACCCTACGCAGCAGAGGCGTTTTCTATATATTAAACAACAGCCACAGTGACCAGAGGGCTTCTGTATCCACAAAAAGTAAAGCTTAACCACAAGCCTACAGTCACTGCAAGCCAGACCATGCGGCTACCATCACACCAATTTACATCTCCAAATCACATGGCGTGCAAGCTCAGGACATACGACAAGGGGGCACAGTAAAGCGATGGCGCAGCCGTGATGTGAACTGTGGAGCCGTCAGATCTCAAAGTTACGCAGTAGTAGTGTTAAATGTGCCTGTTGCTCTTCTGTTTACTATTTTACACAAGCCACTGCAGtgattgtgattaaaaaaacaaaacaaaagaaaacaggaacaaaacacatttcacagtagtatatatagatatatatatattttttttttgtttgtttgctttttcagtATTTGTTAAATACATACATAGAACAAGACAAATGGCTTCTATAATGAGGAAAGTTTTGCTGGTGTGGTCATACACAAAAGAAAAGCTGTTCCCACCGTCGATGGATAATCTGATCTGAACAGATGCATCAGCTGACAGTGAGTTTTAAGCTACGTGAGGACTTTATTACACTATGGAGGACTAATGGATCACAATCAGAGTTCGGCTCGAGAGAGACCTTCAGTTTCCCCTCACCAGCAAATAATACACCTTCAATAGTTTGTAACTCAGCGTGTTGCTTTCATGTATAACGGAagtttattaccaacctgaaaTCAGAAACTGCTTATCTACACCATGTACCCACACTCTACACCCATTCATTATCATTCTGCTTTTgtccaacaaaataaaaagaaagaaaaaaaaagcagtcatCAAACTCAAATTAAGTTGATAAAGCCAAGAAAGCAAACACTAGCAAGTATTACATACTTGAAAAAGATAAGCATATAACTCTGCAGGTATTTGCAAATGACTTCCAATAGATGATCCTTTCTCATAGGTGCTGCTTCGTGAGGATGTTCCCATTACCGACTGACTCCTCACTCTACTACAGGTTTGTCAATGGACCATCCCTTTCTGGACTCCTTATATTATGCAAAGTTAGAGGGTCCGAGGTGGGTGACGGGATGCCCAAGGCAGTCCAGAGGagcactggggaaaaaaaccttAATGCTTACCATAACAGGCCAGAAGGCCAGGGACAGAGGAAAAGGGTCAGAGCAAAAGGTCCTGAAGACGCAAACAGCTCCAGGCAACTTCATCCTTGATGAGGAGAGAGTAGCGTATCAAAAGTAGATCTGCTTGGCGTGTGACGGATTCTGCTCCATGGGGCAGTACGGGCATTTCAACCTGAGGAGGACAAGAGTCAAGGTGTTACCATCTTTGAATTCTTTTATCctacatttgtacctttcagtGAAccacttgcattttattttctaactGCAATTACAATTTTGTTCAGGAATAAATCTTTTGGGAAAGCAGTGACTGAAATTACAGTCAACATCAGACTCAGCATGTAACTTATAAGTCTTCATTTCTTTGCATCTGGGTGACtagtaaaactgaacattttgaTCCTGGAAAATAGTAAAAGTGCTTTCAAACCAACACCAACTTCCAAAATAGATAAATTCCTTTTTTGCTGACTTACTTCCCAGCATTGGTTAGTTTGTTGAGAGCATCTCTGGAGATGACGTGTCCACAGATGAGCTTCATGGGAGGATTGCTCTCTGACGTTTGCTGTCGAAGAATTGGGCAGGCAAACACAGAGTGGTACCAGCACTTCTTCCCGAGGTCAATTTCAATCTGTCAGGTACAGACAGGACACGAGTGAGCTAACGGCTCAGAAATTATTCTGAGGAGGGataactgcattttaaaaactctaaaaGGACTTACAGGCAGCTCGTCTTTGTGTGTCCACACTCCACTGCACTGTCTCTGCTCTATCACCTGTTTGATGTTCATCAGCACAGGCAAGGCCATACATCCAGATGCAAAACTGCAGAGAAACAGATATGGCATTGTTGATAAGACAGCATAAAGATGACAAATGTCTAATAATTACTAAAAACTGTTCCACTTCCAGTGTTAAACTTGATGACAGGTGATCTAGTTCACTGTTCATGTTTTTCCTAACCTAACACTTAGTGGCGATTCTACAGAGAGGCCCAGCAAAGCGCAGGCGTCCCGGGTGAAGATGTTGCAGATCTCAGCCCACTGATTTGTCTCCAGCAAGCTGCGGTACGGTGAGTTTTCAATGCCATGACGCAGGTACACCAAGCTGCCCATCAGAATCTGGATGTctgcaaaaatgaataaataaaagtggtgaaaatacacacacacaaaaagaaaaagaaaatatctaaATTCTTGTTACATGGAGATACTATAATGCTTACCTCTCTGGTGCTGTGAAGCAAAGGGCTGGAAGTGCCTGGCATACTGCAAGGCCTCCATTTGGTTGCTGATTCCTCCACTGAGCAAGCTGATGAAGTACAAGCGGTGCAACTTGAACTCTAAACTGCTGTTCAGGTCCAGAAGACGCTGCCGATTCGTCACAGCCCACCTGCAAAGACACGGAAGAAACACTCAGCTACTGAACGTAAACACTCCT
It encodes:
- the n4bp3 gene encoding NEDD4-binding protein 3-A isoform X2: MATSVQTLPLTRGPSKNFRDPCPAPPLSPRCGMGSVGSLVERPDVSPTKGNRAVPQVRPKHSNGLLKKGFTQRELLNYLNINRKEPKASPSNDGKKDIIPGLSAVSAREEDNVYAKVYHKDGTEVDLTKNSLPSADKYEKARLRSSAFKPVTPKNFSSMQNLYPSSKSEDVDHGLSNGLHRAYAHVPKAVSTSSSSSSPSRHGGPTSAGNKALSSVCGMGQEDDNLSDSGHNSMSSLPPYRPPFRPHLSHISASMGHINTIGSLDRTSLGMKAVGSGGVPIGEMACRSMATLSRIAPYSAEAPLPYEWTLSLSVEEVVRDLEERLVEKEHELKQMKRNLDESEGAIAQVFEGKQRLWEKEVEELKRLYAAKLRQVSQHAQRSQRSLQLQLFKVQQEKNRLQEELDGMRKEMCREAGAVPRQTSPTLEETQWEVCQKSGEISLLKQQLRDSQAEVTQKLSEIFQVKTELRETRTELRNRERQIDALKLVLQGTQRHRRPSQAAHEDEKEAEENPSARAIGGCGGPTEERLRAELLLERRQSEAQAMAFEEERHTWQMEKDKVIRYQKELQASYLDMYHRNEALEREAQQLRASREQQGGGAGGGSRDGTLEKEAPELRKERAGDKQEDTPSPGLPWIERIESSEI
- the n4bp3 gene encoding NEDD4-binding protein 3-A isoform X1; this encodes MATSVQTLPLTRGPSKNFRDPCPAPPLSPRCGMGSVGSLVERPDVSPTKGNRAVPQVRPKHSNGLLKKGFTQRELLNYLNINRKEPKASPSNDGKKDIIPGLSAVSAREEDNVYAKVYHKDGTEVDLTKNSLPSADKYEKARLRSSAFKPVTPKNFSSMQNLYPSSKSEDVDHGLSNGLHRAYAHVPKAVSTSSSSSSPSRHGGPTSAGNKALSSVCGMGQEDDNLSDSGHNSMSSLPPYRPPFRPHLSHISASMGHINTIGSLDRTSLGMKAVGSGGVPIGEMACRSMATLSRIAPYSAEAPLPYEWTLSLSVEEVVRDLEERLVEKEHELKQMKRNLDESEGAIAQVFEGKQRLWEKEVEELKRLYAAKLRQVSQHAQRSQRSLQLQLFKVQQEKNRLQEELDGMRKEMCREAGAVPRQTSPTLEETQWEVRPWKARAVTAHGREKHIKVCQKSGEISLLKQQLRDSQAEVTQKLSEIFQVKTELRETRTELRNRERQIDALKLVLQGTQRHRRPSQAAHEDEKEAEENPSARAIGGCGGPTEERLRAELLLERRQSEAQAMAFEEERHTWQMEKDKVIRYQKELQASYLDMYHRNEALEREAQQLRASREQQGGGAGGGSRDGTLEKEAPELRKERAGDKQEDTPSPGLPWIERIESSEI
- the rmnd5b gene encoding E3 ubiquitin-protein transferase RMND5B, giving the protein MEQCACVERELEKVLHRFVMYGHQSEERLDELLRSVCEIRGQLVAFGVQDADLSVLSQTMAQCCKNIKETVQMLASRHKDIHGSVSKVGKAIDRNFDAEISAVVAETVWDSPERQKYLSESIVEHLYRQGMLSVAEDLCQESGVVIDMSMKQPFLELNRILEALRMQDLRPALEWAVTNRQRLLDLNSSLEFKLHRLYFISLLSGGISNQMEALQYARHFQPFASQHQRDIQILMGSLVYLRHGIENSPYRSLLETNQWAEICNIFTRDACALLGLSVESPLSVSFASGCMALPVLMNIKQVIEQRQCSGVWTHKDELPIEIDLGKKCWYHSVFACPILRQQTSESNPPMKLICGHVISRDALNKLTNAGKLKCPYCPMEQNPSHAKQIYF